CGGCCCCGTGCTGGATGATGGCCGCCCGGGTCACGGCCCGGATAACGGCATTGAGGCCGGAGCAATCGCCCCCGCCTGTCAGAATTCCCACGCGTCGTAAGCTCATGCGTTTTTCCTTATGTATGTTGGATGTCAAAATGCCCCCGGATCGGAAGACCGCGCCCGGCCCGGCGCCGACCGGACCGTGTCACGCCCGGACAATCGTATTCAAAATCGCGATGAGTTGGGCAAGGCTGACCGGCTTGGCCACGTAATCATTCATGCCCGAGCGCAAAAAATACTCCCGATCGTCGGGCATGGCATAGGCGGTCAGGGCGACAATGGGAATATCCCGCTTCGCCTTCGGGGTGCCGGAGGCGCGGATACGGCGCGTCGCCTCCAGCCCGTCCATGACGGGCATTTGCACGTCCATGAGGATCACGTCGAAATCCCCGGCCAAGAAAAGATCCAGGGCCTCCTGCCCATCGCGGGCCGAGACCACGTCGTAGCCCGCCTTCTCCAGAAGCTTGCGGATCGCGAACCGCGTCACCTCGTCGTCCTCGGCCAGCAGAATCCGCCCACTGGACATCGCGGACGCCACGCCGGACCGTGCCTCGTCCGGGGACGCAACGTCGGTTCCGAGTCCCAGGACGACGCAAAAGCAAATGCTCGTGCCCACGCCGGCCTCGCTCTCCACGGCCATGGTCCCGTCCATGAGTTCGACAAGCTGCTTGCAGATCGTCAGTCCCAGTCCCGCCCCCTGGTGGTTGCGGGCATACCCATGAACCGCCTGGGTAAAAGGCTGAAACAGGTTTCCCAGGGATTCATCGGGAATGCCGCAACCCGTGTCCGAAACCGTGAACAGTATCCGGGCCGCCGTGGCGTTGCCATGCGGCAGGAGGACGACATCCACCGTGATCCGGCCGTGGGACGTGAACTTGAAGGCATTGCCGAGCAGATTCGTGAGCACCTGTTGCAGCCGCAGGGGATCTCCGGTGACCGTCGTCGGGAGGGCCGGATCAACAGTGAGCTCCAGGGTGATTTCGGACTGCATGGCCGCGGGTTTGAACAGATCGATGACCTGCCTCAGGGTCTCGCGAATGTTCATCGGCTCCGGGCGGAGCTCCATCTTGCCGGCTTCCATGCGCGACAAATCGAGGATGTCCGACAGCAACCGCGTCAGCCGGTTGGTGGATTGCAGGGCCAGGGTGCAGAATTCCCGCTGCTCCCGGTCCTGGACCGAGGACTCCAGCAGCTGGAGCATGCCCATGATGCCGTTCAGG
The genomic region above belongs to Deltaproteobacteria bacterium and contains:
- a CDS encoding PAS domain-containing hybrid sensor histidine kinase/response regulator, whose amino-acid sequence is DCVATGAGFTQEFRLGAKDGHWHWIMSRGNVGKTDASGRPIRIVGTHVDIHERKRMELELLRAKEEAETANEVKSEFLANMSHEIRTPLNGIMGMLQLLESSVQDREQREFCTLALQSTNRLTRLLSDILDLSRMEAGKMELRPEPMNIRETLRQVIDLFKPAAMQSEITLELTVDPALPTTVTGDPLRLQQVLTNLLGNAFKFTSHGRITVDVVLLPHGNATAARILFTVSDTGCGIPDESLGNLFQPFTQAVHGYARNHQGAGLGLTICKQLVELMDGTMAVESEAGVGTSICFCVVLGLGTDVASPDEARSGVASAMSSGRILLAEDDEVTRFAIRKLLEKAGYDVVSARDGQEALDLFLAGDFDVILMDVQMPVMDGLEATRRIRASGTPKAKRDIPIVALTAYAMPDDREYFLRSGMNDYVAKPVSLAQLIAILNTIVRA